In Bos indicus isolate NIAB-ARS_2022 breed Sahiwal x Tharparkar chromosome 2, NIAB-ARS_B.indTharparkar_mat_pri_1.0, whole genome shotgun sequence, a single genomic region encodes these proteins:
- the CATIP gene encoding ciliogenesis-associated TTC17-interacting protein — MSSKVQSKGSKAKIHQPSTQGNLPPPEANAEAIHFLNSLRQEELLLLFFSETLVMVSDTGEPQGELTIEVQRGKYKDQSGVITYFPFVHASSRGFMDKTLCGSSLLAYLSWKLEVVEQQSQEFIKFHILPMEQKMSLLKQDDQLAMTRMVKEGEEVKTEVTFFPRPSIEGFVSQAANLVLLRVMAWRHTVPSNARFLALDTEGKLCCSTYQALGSQTIQVGHQQVEVFIVEQTVHSEQGIPMSCQFYLLSDGHLAKRIQVGSPGCCMITKVPVLREEDDIEPRPVFKKKPLVWEKDLELYSRFLDRKEELRLSHNSYLRQHPEAQALISDFLLFLLLRQPVDVVTFAAEYFGPFAKRRSPTPALRSSNRPSPFRELEPERSEA, encoded by the exons ATGTCCTCTAAAGTTCAATCCAAAG gcTCCAAAGCCAAGATCCACCAACCCTCAACCCAGGGGAATCTGCCACCCCCAGAGGCCAATGCTGAGGCCATCCACTTCCTCAACTCCCTCC GGcaggaggagctgctgctgctgttcttcTCGGAGACTCTGGTCATGGTCTCGGACACAGGGGAGCCTCAGGGAGAGCTGACCATTGAGGTGCAGAGAGGGAAATACAAAGACCAATCTGGTGTCATAACGTACTTCCCCTTCGTGCATGCCTCCAGCCGAGGCTTCATGGACAAAACACTCTGCGGAAGCTCCCTTCTGG cctATCTCTCATGGAAACTGGAGGTTGTGGAACAACAGAGTCAGGAGTTCATCAAG TTCCACATTCTCCCCATGGAACAGAAGATGAGTTTGCTGAAGCAGGATGATCAGCTGGCCATGACCAGAATGGTCAAGGAGGGTGAG GAAGTGAAGACCGAAGTGACTTTCTTCCCCAGGCCCTCCATTGAGGGCTTCGTCTCCCAGGCCGCTAACCTGGTGTTGCTGAGGGTGATGGCCTGGCGGCATACGGTGCCCAGCAACGCCCGTTTCCTGGCCTTGGACACTGAAGGCAAACTCTGCTGTTCTACTTAC CAAGCCCTGGGCTCCCAGACGATCCAGGTGGGCCATCAGCAGGTGGAAGTGTTCATTGTGGAGCAGACGGTACACTCAGAACAAGGCATCCCCATGTCCTGCCAGTTCTACCTGCTCTCTGATGG GCACCTGGCCAAGAGGATCCAGGTGGGCTCCCCGGGGTGCTGCATGATCACCAAGGTGCCTGTATTGAGGGAAGAGG ATGATATTGAGCCTCGCCCAGTATTTAAGAAGAAGCCCCTGGTGTGGGAGAAGGACCTGGAGCTCTACTCGCGGTTCCTGGACCGAAAG GAGGAGCTCCGTCTCAGCCACAACAGCTATCTACGGCAGCACCCCGAGGCCCAGGCGCTCATCTCCGACTTCctgctcttcctgctgctgcgCCAGCCGGTCGACGTGGTCACCTTCGCCGCCGAGTACTTCGGCCCCTTCGCCAAGAGACGCTCGCCCACCCCAGCCTTGCGCTCCTCCAACCGGCCCAGCCCTTTCCGCGAGCTGGAGCCGGAGCGCAGCGAGGCCTAG
- the SLC11A1 gene encoding natural resistance-associated macrophage protein 1 isoform X1, whose translation MPVRGCPARQPLAQRVPEPAVLMSGDTGPPKQGGTRYGSISSPPSPEPQQAPPGGTYLSEKIPIPDTESGAFSLRKLWAFTGPGFLMSIAFLDPGNIESDLQAGAVAGFKLLWVLLWATVLGLLCQRLAARLGVVTGKDLGEVCHLYYPKVPRILLWLTIELAIVGSDMQEVIGTAIAFSLLSAGRIPLWGGVLITVVDTFFFLFLDNYGLRKLEAFFGFLITIMALTFGYEYVVAQPAQGALLQGLFLPSCPGCGQPELLQAVGIIGAIIMPHNIYLHSSLVKSREVDRSRRADIREANMYFLIEATIALSVSFLINLFVMAVFGQAFYKQTNQAAFNICANSSLHDYAPIFPRNNLTVAVDIYQGGVILGCLFGPAALYIWAVGLLAAGQSSTMTGTYAGQFVMEGFLKLRWSRFARVLLTRSCAILPTVLLAVFRDLRDLSGLNDLLNVLQSLLLPFAVLPILTFTSMPALMQEFANGLVSKVITSSIMVLVCAVNLYFVISYLPSLPHPAYFSLVALLAAAYLGLTTYLVWTCLITQGATLLAHSSHQRFLYGLPEEDQEKGRTSG comes from the exons ATGCCCGTGAGGGGCTGCCCGGCACGCCAGCCACTCGCACAGAGAGTGCCCGAGCCTGCGGTCCTCATGTCAG GTGACACGGGCCCCCCAAAGCAGGGAGGGACCAGATATGGCTCCATCTCCAGCCCACCCAGTCCAGAGCCACAGCAAGCGCCTCCCGGAGGGACCTACCTAAGTGAGAAGATCCCCATTCCGGATACAGAATCG GGTGCATTCAGCCTGCGGAAGCTGTGGGCCTTCACGGGGCCTGGATTCCTCATGAGCATCGCATTCCTGGACCCAGGAAACATTGAGTCGGATCTTCAGGCTGGGGCTGTGGCTGGATTCAAA CTGCTCTGGGTGCTGCTGTGGGCCACAGTGTTGGGCTTGCTTTGCCAGCGACTGGCTGCCCGGCTGGGCGTGGTGACAGGCAAGGACTTGGGCGAGGTCTGCCATCTCTACTACCCTAAG GTGCCCCGCATTCTCCTCTGGCTGACCATCGAGCTAGCCATCGTGGGCTCAGACATGCAGGAAGTCATTGGCACAGCTATTGCATTCAGTCTGCTCTCCGCCGGACG AATCCCACTCTGGGGTGGTGTCCTCATCACCGTCGTGGacactttcttcttcctcttcctcgaTAACTACG GGTTGCGGAAGCTGGAagccttttttggatttcttattACCATAATGGCCTTGACCTTCGGCTATGAG TACGTGGTGGCTCAGCCTGCTCAGGGAGCATTGCTTCAGGGCCTGTTCCTGCCCTCGTGCCCAGGCTGTGGCCAGCCCGAGCTGCTGCAAGCCGTGGGCATCATTGGCGCCATCATCATGCCCCACAACATCTACCTGCATTCCTCCCTGGTCAAG TCTCGAGAGGTAGACCGGTCCCGGCGGGCGGACATCCGAGAGGCCAACATGTACTTCCTGATTGAAGCCACCATCGCCctgtctgtctccttcctcaTCAACCTGTTTGTCATGGCTGTCTTTGGGCAAGCCTTCTACAAGCAAACCAACCAGGCTGCG TTCAACATCTGTGCCAACAGCAGCCTCCACGACTACGCGCCGATCTTTCCCAGGAACAACCTGACCGTGGCAGTGGACATttaccaagga GGCGTGATCCTGGGCTGCCTCTTTGGTCCTGCAGCCCTGTACATCTGGGCCGTGGGTCTCCTGGCTGCTGGGCAGAGCTCCACCATGACCGGCACCTACGCGGGACAGTTTGTGATGGAG GGCTTCCTGAAGCTGCGGTGGTCACGCTTCGCCCGAGTCCTGCTCACTCGCTCCTGCGCCATCCTGCCCACTGTGCTCCTGGCTGTCTTCAGGGACTTGCGGGACCTGTCAGGCCTCAACGACCTGCTCAATGTGCTGCAGAGCCTGCTG CTTCCCTTCGCTGTGCTGCCCATCCTCACCTTCACCAGCATGCCCGCCCTGATGCAGGAGTTTGCCAATGGCCT GGTGAGCAAAGTTATCACTTCCTCCATCATGGTGCTGGTCTGCGCCGTCAACCTTTACTTCGTGATCAGCTACTTGCCCAGCCTCCCCCACCCTGCCTACTTCAGCCTTGTAGCACTGCTGGCCGCAGCCTACCTGGGCCTCACCACTTACCTG GTCTGGACCTGTCTCATCACCCAGGGAGCCACTCTTCTGGCCCACAGTTCCCACCAACGCTTCCTGTATGGGCTTCCTGAAGAGgatcaggagaaggggaggacctCGGGATGA
- the SLC11A1 gene encoding natural resistance-associated macrophage protein 1 isoform X2, which yields MPVRGCPARQPLAQRVPEPAVLMSGDTGPPKQGGTRYGSISSPPSPEPQQAPPGGTYLSEKIPIPDTESGAFSLRKLWAFTGPGFLMSIAFLDPGNIESDLQAGAVAGFKLLWVLLWATVLGLLCQRLAARLGVVTGKDLGEVCHLYYPKVPRILLWLTIELAIVGSDMQEVIGTAIAFSLLSAGRIPLWGGVLITVVDTFFFLFLDNYGLRKLEAFFGFLITIMALTFGYEYVVAQPAQGALLQGLFLPSCPGCGQPELLQAVGIIGAIIMPHNIYLHSSLVKSREVDRSRRADIREANMYFLIEATIALSVSFLINLFVMAVFGQAFYKQTNQAAFNICANSSLHDYAPIFPRNNLTVAVDIYQGGVILGCLFGPAALYIWAVGLLAAGQSSTMTGTYAGQFVMEGFLKLRWSRFARVLLTRSCAILPTVLLAVFRDLRDLSGLNDLLNVLQSLLLPFAVLPILTFTSMPALMQEFANGLSGPVSSPREPLFWPTVPTNASCMGFLKRIRRRGGPRDELPPGPGHGWNEWAQWPVRQGCVCVCVCVCV from the exons ATGCCCGTGAGGGGCTGCCCGGCACGCCAGCCACTCGCACAGAGAGTGCCCGAGCCTGCGGTCCTCATGTCAG GTGACACGGGCCCCCCAAAGCAGGGAGGGACCAGATATGGCTCCATCTCCAGCCCACCCAGTCCAGAGCCACAGCAAGCGCCTCCCGGAGGGACCTACCTAAGTGAGAAGATCCCCATTCCGGATACAGAATCG GGTGCATTCAGCCTGCGGAAGCTGTGGGCCTTCACGGGGCCTGGATTCCTCATGAGCATCGCATTCCTGGACCCAGGAAACATTGAGTCGGATCTTCAGGCTGGGGCTGTGGCTGGATTCAAA CTGCTCTGGGTGCTGCTGTGGGCCACAGTGTTGGGCTTGCTTTGCCAGCGACTGGCTGCCCGGCTGGGCGTGGTGACAGGCAAGGACTTGGGCGAGGTCTGCCATCTCTACTACCCTAAG GTGCCCCGCATTCTCCTCTGGCTGACCATCGAGCTAGCCATCGTGGGCTCAGACATGCAGGAAGTCATTGGCACAGCTATTGCATTCAGTCTGCTCTCCGCCGGACG AATCCCACTCTGGGGTGGTGTCCTCATCACCGTCGTGGacactttcttcttcctcttcctcgaTAACTACG GGTTGCGGAAGCTGGAagccttttttggatttcttattACCATAATGGCCTTGACCTTCGGCTATGAG TACGTGGTGGCTCAGCCTGCTCAGGGAGCATTGCTTCAGGGCCTGTTCCTGCCCTCGTGCCCAGGCTGTGGCCAGCCCGAGCTGCTGCAAGCCGTGGGCATCATTGGCGCCATCATCATGCCCCACAACATCTACCTGCATTCCTCCCTGGTCAAG TCTCGAGAGGTAGACCGGTCCCGGCGGGCGGACATCCGAGAGGCCAACATGTACTTCCTGATTGAAGCCACCATCGCCctgtctgtctccttcctcaTCAACCTGTTTGTCATGGCTGTCTTTGGGCAAGCCTTCTACAAGCAAACCAACCAGGCTGCG TTCAACATCTGTGCCAACAGCAGCCTCCACGACTACGCGCCGATCTTTCCCAGGAACAACCTGACCGTGGCAGTGGACATttaccaagga GGCGTGATCCTGGGCTGCCTCTTTGGTCCTGCAGCCCTGTACATCTGGGCCGTGGGTCTCCTGGCTGCTGGGCAGAGCTCCACCATGACCGGCACCTACGCGGGACAGTTTGTGATGGAG GGCTTCCTGAAGCTGCGGTGGTCACGCTTCGCCCGAGTCCTGCTCACTCGCTCCTGCGCCATCCTGCCCACTGTGCTCCTGGCTGTCTTCAGGGACTTGCGGGACCTGTCAGGCCTCAACGACCTGCTCAATGTGCTGCAGAGCCTGCTG CTTCCCTTCGCTGTGCTGCCCATCCTCACCTTCACCAGCATGCCCGCCCTGATGCAGGAGTTTGCCAATGGCCT GTCTGGACCTGTCTCATCACCCAGGGAGCCACTCTTCTGGCCCACAGTTCCCACCAACGCTTCCTGTATGGGCTTCCTGAAGAGgatcaggagaaggggaggacctCGGGATGAGCTCCCACCAGGGCCTGGCCACGGGTGGAATGAGTGGGCACAGTGGCCTGTCAgacaagggtgtgtgtgtgtgtgtgtgtgtgtatgtgtgtga